One Cucurbita pepo subsp. pepo cultivar mu-cu-16 chromosome LG11, ASM280686v2, whole genome shotgun sequence DNA window includes the following coding sequences:
- the LOC111805323 gene encoding UPF0481 protein At3g47200-like — MEAHQANDILYNMAEISEVEQVEQPCGDVVICIKKMMEQLPPANFECSIYRVPKLLRKMNNAAYTPQVISIGPFHHRRKDLIATEQYKLRRCVDFLNRLDNKMNSLELLVKATQNWVKNARNYYAEPIHMCDKDFHKMMLVDGCFILEFLIQHYDQCLSNVSSETQKYLDLSFHQRYHEIYTDLVMLENQVPFFVLQSLFHLIPHNKTSIPFLTLTREFLLPRLVNYSLFDSSLTKPKHFVDFLSFYFVVDNKSLKDNKNNYCLRTPPSITELYEAGVTIKKAKGARNMMDINFKNGILTIPPLMIDDFFEPIMRNLIAFEHFPLEDKSKCTQYITFMDKLISTEKDVSLLVQAEIIINNIGGSDKEVSKLFNNLCKFVEERCDDKFNEISKALRDHCNKRWNKAKASLKHNYFNTPWAAISFSAATLLIILTLLQTIFSAISAFPENSKKSI, encoded by the coding sequence ATGGAAGCTCATCAAGCAAACGACATACTGTACAATATGGCAGAAATTAGTGAAGTTGAACAAGTTGAACAACCTTGCGGTGATGTTGtaatatgtattaaaaaaatgatggaacAACTTCCTCCCGCTAATTTCGAATGTAGTATCTATCGAGTTCCTAAATTGCTACGTAAAATGAATAATGCAGCCTATACCCCTCAAGTCATTTCCATAGGTCCATTTCACCATCGTCGAAAGGATTTGATAGCCACAGAACAATATAAGCTTCGACGTTGTGTTGACTTTCTAAACCGTCTAGATAACAAGATGAACTCGTTGGAGCTCCTTGTGAAAGCTACTCAAAATTGGGTGAAAAATGCTCGAAATTACTATGCCGAACCCATACATATGTGTGATAAAGATTTTCATAAAATGATGCTTGTGGATGGTTGTTTCATACTGGAGTTTTTGATACAACATTATGACCAATGCCTCTCAAATGTTTCCTCCGAAacccaaaaatatttagatcTTTCCTTCCACCAAAGATATCATGAGATATATACTGATTTGGTTATGTTGGAAAATCAAGTccctttctttgttcttcaatcTCTGTTCCATCTTATACCACACAATAAAACCTCCATCCCGTTTCTAACATTAACACGTGAGTTTTTATTACCTAGACTTGttaattattctctttttGATTCATCGTTGACAAAACCAAAGCACTTCGTCGATTTCTTAAGTTTCTACTTTGTCGTCGATAATAAATCTCTAAAggacaacaaaaataattattgtctGAGAACTCCTCCATCGATAACTGAACTTTATGAAGCTGGTGTCACCATTAAGAAAGCAAAAGGCGCCAGAAATATGATGGacataaacttcaaaaatggGATTTTAACGATCCCACCTTTAATGATTGATGATTTCTTCGAACCCATCATGCGAAATTTGATAGCATTTGAGCATTTTCCCTTGGAAGACAAGAGCAAGTGTACCCAATATATCACATTCATGGATAAGTTGATAAGCACAGAGAAAGACGTGAGTTTACTTGTGCAAGCTGAAATCATAATCAACAATATTGGAGGCAGTGATAAAgaagtttcaaaattgttCAACAATCTCTGCAAATTTGTTGAAGAGCGATGTGATGATAAGTTCAACGAGATCAGCAAAGCTTTACGTGATCATTGTAATAAAAGATGGAACAAAGCGAAAGCTTCACTCAAGCATAACTATTTCAATACGCCATGGGCTGCTATCTCCTTCAGTGCTGCAACTTTACTCATTATTCTTACTCTCCTACAAACTATATTCTCTGCGATATCAGCCTTTCccgaaaactcaaaaaaatccatataa
- the LOC111805481 gene encoding UPF0481 protein At3g47200-like gives MELSVRPNTNEINQVEIENETGTSDPVVVSINRILQQPVSSYSLEGIIYKVPEPLRSMNSEAYTPTAISIGPFHSDRKDLKANSLKPIYLRHFLNLAHLSVNTIVETVQTLEQRARCCYTEFIEMSRDEFVELLVFDACFVVMHLISWQYPNLDTPNAANLWQSWNEIFHDLMLLENQLPFFLLQSLYDLFAPSQPLLEHKSFIQIVQDYFSEHNNPKLFFIDIKLLSADDVKHFVDLVRMPNTRTYSHEKSDQRLLWPLNATELHECGVIFRSGDGIEFNDQGGCLQLPPIEIYDDFEKRVRNLIAYEQCHIGDELRNRVSNFAVFMQCLVQSDQDVKLLIEGGIIENYLGGINEVTQLFNNLGKHIFIGINYYNSDCKKMKDYCMRRHHRWMTSLRRNYFSTPWLCASSIAAILLLALTLIQTILAVFTGVKERS, from the coding sequence ATGGAGCTCTCCGTCCGTCCTAACACAAATGAGATCAATCAAgtagaaatagaaaatgaaactgGTACTTCTGATCCAGTGGTAGTATCCATTAATCGTATTCTTCAACAACCTGTTTCATCCTATTCTTTAGAAGGTATCATTTACAAGGTTCCAGAACCTCTGCGCAGCATGAACTCAGAAGCTTATACCCCCACTGCCATCTCTATCGGCCCCTTTCACTCCGATAGAAAAGATCTTAAGGCTAATTCACTTAAACCCATATACCTTCGACACTTCCTTAATCTCGCTCACCTCTCCGTGAACACGATTGTAGAAACGGTCCAGACTTTGGAACAAAGAGCTCGCTGTTGTTACACAGAATTCATCGAGATGAGCAGGGATGAATTTGTGGAACTTCTCGTCTTCGATGCCTGTTTCGTGGTCATGCATCTCATCAGTTGGCAATACCCAAATTTGGATACCCCAAATGCGGCGAATTTATGGCAATCCtggaatgaaatatttcatgaTCTGATGCTGCTTGAAAACCAACttcccttcttccttctccaatcttTATACGACCTCTTCGCCCCCTCTCAACCTTTACTAGAACATAAGAGTTTCATTCAAATTGTTCAAGATTATTTCTCAGAACACAATAACCCaaagttgttttttattgatatCAAACTTCTTTCGGCTGACGACGTGAAACATTTTGTTGATTTAGTAAGAATGCCTAATACTCGTACGTATTCCCATGAAAAGTCCGACCAACGCCTATTGTGGCCACTAAATGCCACCGAGCTCCATGAATGCGGCGTTATTTTCAGGAGTGGGGATGGTATAGAATTTAATGACCAAGGTGGGTGTCTACAATTACCGCCAATCGAGATATACGACGATTTTGAAAAGCGTGTGAGGAACCTTATAGCTTATGAGCAATGCCATATTGGCGATGAGTTAAGGAACAGGGTGAGCAACTTTGCTGTGTTTATGCAGTGTTTGGTCCAGTCCGACCAAGACGTGAAATTGTTGATTGAGGGAGGGATCATAGAGAACTACTTGGGTGGTATCAATGAGGTTACTCAATTATTCAACAACCTCGGTAAGCACATCTTCATTGGAATCAACTACTACAATTCTGATtgcaaaaaaatgaaagattattGCATGCGCCGCCATCATCGTTGGATGACGTCGTTGCGACGCAATTATTTCAGCACGCCATGGCTCTGTGCTTCCTCCATTGCAGCCATCCTCCTCCTTGCCCTCACTCTTATACAAACCATCCTGGCTGTATTCACTGGAGTCAAAGAACGTTCTTAa
- the LOC111805322 gene encoding putative UPF0481 protein At3g02645 — MENRQIKVDQVNDKPSGISEAMTIEVDQVNDKPCNMAGINEAEQGEQHGRNVVLPIKEMIDKLPPVNEKCSIFRIPKLLHSMNHRAYTPQVISIGPFHHHRKDLLATEPYKLRRCSNFLSRLGNERDSLELLKKNTQTCMKEVRNCYAEPINMNDKEFVNMMVVDGCFVVEFLIENYNRLCPNTCFQTPNNLDLTFHQRYGELFPDLIMLENQVPFFLLESLFDLIPNITSSVSFIELASTFLQCGFAYNCSFSEAPSEKPKHFVDLLSFYFVVPETPLNDINIAPPSITELHEAGVTIKKAENGTNAMNLSFENGIFTIPPLIIYDVFELTMRNLIAFEHFPLGNENKCIQYIEFMDDLISTEKDVNLLVKAGIITNHIGGSDKEVSKLFNNLCKFVELPCDSKFNNTSKALRKHCDGRWNKARASLMHNYCNTPWAFISFCAATLLIILTLAQTIFSGISAFPSKP, encoded by the coding sequence ATGGAAAATAGACAGATTAAAGTTGATCAGGTAAACGACAAACCATCAGGAATTAGTGAAGCTATGACTATTGAAGTTGATCAGGTAAACGACAAACCATGCAATATGGCAGGAATTAATGAAGCTGAACAAGGTGAACAACATGGTCGTAATGTTGTACTACCCATAAAAGAAATGATAGATAAGTTACCTCCTGTTAATGAAAAATGTAGCATCTTTCGAATTCCTAAACTATTACACAGTATGAATCATAGAGCCTATACCCCTCAAGTCATTTCCATAGGTCCATTTCACCACCATCGAAAGGATTTGTTAGCCACTGAGCCATATAAGCTTCGACGTTGTTCGAACTTTCTAAGCCGTCTAGGTAACGAGAGGGATTCATTGGAGTTGCTTAAGAAAAATactcaaacttgcatgaaAGAAGTTCGAAATTGCTATGCAGAGCCCATAAACATGAATGATAAGGAATTTGTTAACATGATGGTTGTGGATGGTTGTTTCGTAGTAGAGTTTTTGATAGAAAATTATAACAGACTCTGCCCAAATACATGCTTCCAAACTCCAAACAATTTAGATCTTACCTTCCACCAAAGATATGGCGAGCTATTTCCTGATTTGATTATGTTGGAAAATCAAGtccctttcttccttcttgaaAGTTTGTTCGACCTCATACCAAATATAACATCTTCTGTCTCCTTTATAGAATTAGCAAGTACATTTTTACAATGTGGATTTGCTTACAATTGTTCTTTTTCTGAGGCACCGTCGGAAAAACCTAAGCACTTTGTCGATTTGTTAAGCTTCTACTTCGTTGTCCCCGAGACGCCTCTAAATGACATCAACATAGCTCCTCCATCGATAACTGAGCTTCACGAGGCTGGTGTCACCATTAAGAAAGCAGAAAATGGCACAAATGCAATGAACCTAAGCTTCGAAAATGGGATTTTCACAATCCcacctttaattatttatgatgTCTTCGAACTCACCATGCGAAATCTGATAGCATTTGAGCATTTTCCCTTGGGAAATGAAAACAAGTGTATCCAATATATCGAATTTATGGATGATTTGATAAGTACAGAGAAAGACGTGAATTTACTTGTAAAAGCTGGTATCATAACCAACCATATTGGAGGCAGTGATAAAgaagtttcaaaattgtttAACAATCTCTGCAAATTTGTTGAACTACCATGTGACAGTAAGTTCAACAATACCAGCAAAGCTTTACGTAAGCATTGTGATGGACGATGGAACAAGGCACGAGCTTCACTTATGCATAACTATTGTAATACGCCATGGGCTTTCATCTCCTTCTGTGCTGCAACTTtgcttattattttaactctCGCTCAAACTATATTCTCTGGGATATCTGCATTTCCTAGTAAACCTTAG